The window TCGTTGTTTTGGCCATAGTTGTTTCCTTGTGTTTTATTGTTAAAGCATGTCAAATTATCATTACATTTTGGGCTCGTTTGGAAGTATATTTAAAAGGGAgatttaacgaaaagctcacggtactgttcactttaacgaaaaaccacatttttacactaaaaagtcaaacctgctactattcactttaccctttattttgtcctcatcattaaaactcaaaattttcaaacccttttcattagttttccttatttaaaatgattgaaagtgttcatggagaaaatatttttgggtttcaaaagcacttaaaatgctttctgcaagaagcaccaattatgtgcttcttgtaGGAATGAAGCATTTTTTCATAATTCACAtgcatttttattaaggattggttctaaaaatattttcactaaaaacgcTTTTGGTCGTTTTGAAAGCATTTTGGATCGCAAAAGCACTCTAGTGCCTACTAGAGAAGCATCTACTTCGGGTTCTCTAGGCATTGTAGGAAGCACTTGTTCACAAGTGCTAATACTTAAAGTGATTCATGAAATGAAAGAAGTGTATAAAAAATGCTTCTTCAAAAAGCGCTTTTATGATCCAAGAGTACTTTTCCACCCCAAGTTGTTTTGGGAAAAATGGGCCTAATAGCATTTGTCAAGGTCCAACAAAAATACTTGCAGAGCCCTCTCGCTGCTCTGTAGTTGTATAAAGCAATTTTGGGGTTCGGATTCGACCCGTTTTCGAAAACCGAAATTATTGTCAGTGggtctctactctctctctctctccatctcaCCTGAATCCTAAAACGTAGATTTGGACACAGAAAAGGAGAAGGCGAAGAAGATGGTGAAGGTCGCGACCTACTTCGCTATGACTTTGGGAGCTTTCGTGTTCTGGCAGTCCATGGATAAAGTCCACGTCTGGATCGCCCTGCATCAGGACGAAAAGGTACTCGCAAATCTCTTTTCGATTGATCTTATTGGGTTGTTTTCAACCTTTGTTCAAGACTTCGATTGAATTTCAGCTCCACAATCTCACAATTTAGATGGGTTCTCATTGAATTATTCAATTGGTCCTGAAAAATCTTATCTTTTGGAAATTGGCATGAAATTTGGGGGTTAGGTTTACAGGGAATGCAATGTTTGGTTACTGGGAATTGGGGActtaattgaatttggaaaatcTCTGTGATTGTTGTTATGATGCTACATTTGTGCGATCAAAGTGACACGCCTGTGTAGAATTCAACCTTTCATAAGTTATAGTCGTTTCGTATCGTGGGGTTTCATATTTGGAGATCTTTTGTGATAAATGCAATGTAGTTGTTATACTCCATTCTTATCCTAGGGAAGTATAAATGCAATGCTTGGTTACTGGAAATTGGGGATGTAATTCGCCTCGGCGTTTCACCCGTAATCATTGTTATTATGCTATATTTATGTGATCAGTCTCACTGCTGTGTAGAATTAAACCTTGTTTCATAAGCTATAGTCGTTTCTTTTCCTGGGATTTCTTATTTGGAGTTCTTCTTCCATGTTGAAGAGTTGGGTTGTGATGATCCTAATATGTTGCGTATTTTCATTTCTAGTTGTGTTACCTCTCTTTCGTTTGCCTGTGGTAGCTACGGGGTCCATATTACATTCCCATAATTTAGGTAGAAAGCACAAACTAGTGAAACCGAGGAACTAGTATTTTCGTACTGAACTACATGTTTAAAGGACAGCAAGAAGCTTTTtaccaaaaactaaaaaaaaaaaggatagcaAGAAGCTTGGTTCAGAATCTGATTCAGTCTTGGTAGTAATTGTTGGCTGCTCATAGCATGGGCATAGATGAAAGCTATTCTGTTGTGCCTACCTTTTAAATGTGCCTTTTTTAGTCAACCTTCTTCGTGTGTTAGCCattatgttttgatattgatacCGTTTCCAAGTTTGGAATGATACTGATAGGGGTCTCCTTAATGTGGCAGCAAGAAAGACTCGAAAGGGAAATGGAGATTAAGAGGGTTAGAGAAGAGCTGCTGCAGCAGCAAGCCAAACAAAGGGAGACTCAAGCATGAGCGACTTAGATTTATCTTCTTGCACCTTCATATTCCGTTGTTTCCTCTACTTCTGATTTTATCTGAGCATTGCTCTGTTGAACACAATCACAATTCTGGAATAATTTAACTTGGCATTCACAGAATAGCTAAGTTCTGTCTTATCGATGACTTTACATAAGCTTTTGAAAATCATGTTGTGTTTTTCGTTGTTTACTTACACTTTGTGGCGCAGTTAGGAATGCATTATCTGAACATTGTTCATATATACCTTCATGGATAAATCTGTCACTTGCCGAAGCATTATCGTCATCAATGATTGTAGCAACTTATGTTGCATCTCTTCTGCCGACTTGGTTAACATGCGATCACCATATGCACTTCACATGTCTAACGGCATGAACTTCTCGGGCCATACTCATCGTGCGGTCATGTCATCGGGATTTTGAGCAGTTAGATTTAAGATGAGTTGCCGTTCTGGTGGTGATGTATAGATGACATGACCTATCCAAGCAGGTCAACAAGCTATTGAGCAGTTTCCATGTAACTGATACAAGTGAATCATATAGCCAGCAGCTTTTGGCTTCTGCGGCCAATAGCTTTTGGCTTCTGCTGCTAACAGCTTTTGGAATATTGTTCATCACAAAGATTTTTCTTTTCCCACTTAATCGACTTATATTTTCGTTTTCCTATTTGTTTACAAAAGGCACTAAAATTGAAGATGTACTTATAATTCTACTTTATCTCTTGCGACTCAAGCTCCCTGAGTTAGAGATTTTCATTCGGAAGCGTGCATAAATGTCACGTTTTCTTACAAGAAATGAGAattgaaattattttaatatttggttTTTTCGCGTTTGTTAAACTTGAGTGCTGAAATCATTTAAATTCTTAACTTCTTTTGTTTACCTAGAGAATCGAAAAAAGTGTGGATTCTACCTTAAAATTTGTAATCACATacttaaacaaataataatcAGATCAACAGGAGTTAAAGTTAATCTTATTCCTTATTTCCATTTTCGATTCATGATTATTCTAGTAAACATGCTAAAAATAAGATTATatctatatatttttgttttttttgtcgaaTTATTGGACTAATCATGAGATTTGTAAA is drawn from Malus domestica chromosome 14, GDT2T_hap1 and contains these coding sequences:
- the LOC103455056 gene encoding uncharacterized protein — encoded protein: MVKVATYFAMTLGAFVFWQSMDKVHVWIALHQDEKQERLEREMEIKRVREELLQQQAKQRETQA